The following are encoded together in the Erpetoichthys calabaricus chromosome 16, fErpCal1.3, whole genome shotgun sequence genome:
- the bmp4 gene encoding bone morphogenetic protein 4 produces the protein MIPGNQMLMVIVLWQILLGEKSQSSLIVEESKEKTTEHGRSSRQSHELLQDFEATLLQMFGLQRRPKPSRSAIIPQYMLDLYKLQSGESEVGEHDSNFVYPEKLSSRANTVRSFHHDEHLEQLMVADKTESVPLRFLFNLSSIPEDEELSSAELRLYRYKIEEKDLDGQDGVFHRINVYEILKTPQNTKRHPIMRLLDTRVVQHNTSRWESFDVSPAVIHWTRDRLPNYGLMVEVLHLSDTPTQQGRHVRISRSLHLSSDDEWEQLRPLLVTFGHDGKSHPLTRRAKRNTKPVRGRKKNRSCRRHALYVDFSDVNWNDWIVAPPGYQAFYCHGDCPFPLADHLNSTNHAIVQTLVNSINSNIPKACCVPTELSAISMLYLDEYDKVVLKNYQEMVVEGCGCR, from the exons ATGATTCCTGGTAACCAAATGCTGATGGTGATAGTATTATGGCAAATTCTGCTGGGAGAAAAAAGCCAATCTAGTTTGATAGTCGAGGAAAGCAAGGAAAAAACAACAGAGCATGGTCGGAGCTCCAGGCAAAGCCATGAACTTTTGCAAGATTTTGAAGCCactttgctacaaatgtttggaCTGCAGAGGAGGCCCAAACCCAGTCGTTCAGCTATCATTCCCCAGTATATGTTAGACCTGTACAAGTTGCAGTCTGGTGAGTCTGAGGTGGGTGAGCATGACTCCAATTTTGTTTACCCGGAGAAGTTATCCAGTCGTGCCAACACTGTGAGGAGTTTCCACCATGATG AACACCTAGAACAGCTGATGGTCGCTGATAAAACAGAATCTGTACCACTGCGATTCCTGTTCAATTTAAGTAGCATCCCAGAGGATGAAGAACTCTCATCTGCTGAACTCCGGCTTTACCGATACAAGATTGAGGAAAAAGACTTAGATGGACAAGATGGAGTGTTCCATAGAATCAATGTGTATGAAATTTTGAAAACTCCGCAAAACACAAAAAGGCATCCAATAATGCGGCTGCTTGACACTCGAGTGGTCCAACACAATACAAGCAGATGGGAGAGTTTTGATGTAAGTCCCGCAGTCATACATTGGACCAGGGACAGGCTTCCAAACTATGGCCTTATGGTTGAAGTACTACATCTAAGTGATACTCCTACACAGCAGGGGAGACACGTACGCATAAGTAGATCATTACATCTGAGCTCAGATGATGAATGGGAACAGCTGCGACCACTGTTGGTTACCTTTGGCCATGATGGCAAGAGTCATCCATTGACTCGTCGTGCTAAGCGCAATACTAAACCTGTGCGCGGAAGGAAGAAAAACCGCAGCTGCCGACGTCATGCTCTTTATGTGGATTTTAGCGATGTGAACTGGAATGACTGGATTGTGGCACCTCCAGGTTATCAGGCATTTTATTGTCATGGAGACTGCCCCTTCCCCCTGGCAGACCATTTAAACTCTACCAATCATGCTATTGTGCAAACCCTTGTGAACTCAATAAATTCGAATATTCCCAAAGCCTGCTGTGTACCCACTGAGCTGAGTGCAATCTCCATGTTGTACCTTGACGAATATGACAAGGTGGTATTGAAGAACTACCAAGAAATGGTTGTGGAAGGCTGTGGCTGTCGTTGA